In Candidatus Polarisedimenticolaceae bacterium, a single window of DNA contains:
- a CDS encoding c-type cytochrome → MKRNKVLLLVSSLATLAVLGVAAWDENVDREWRRLQAAYASLAPAGSPVLLRQVVAPKTSAMDRCVSCHVGMAPGETPIAGHRVFGKHPDVVHDPNDFGCVVCHAGQGRATDLEDAHGTAEFWPTPMIPRKFAYAGCGTCHTNLRVPNLASLERGRAIFERADCLACHAVDGRGGTLRPLAAAAPAGGDLSRVGVRGYDRAWHAKHLATLEGFGAIASEDLDAIAVYLDSRVGAPGLVEAKATFHTLGCRGCHKVGGVGGDDGPDLTRVGEKDPGRIDFRRIGDGTRSLEAFFAEHFRAPAAVVPGSAMPALGLSDAEIERLDYYLFSLRRAELPEALWPMDRVRTERMGEREFATDGATLYGTFCAACHGRSGQGMRYPGAPAFPAIANPDFLRVASDAFVRATVTHGRPGRRMPAWGPGGLRPEEIDALVAHLRELGGTAFEPDARPARWVRGDAAAGATLYAGACASCHGEKGEGKEGPSLRNPVLLENATDTYLYETIRNGRRGTSMEGFSRASTTRRELSDEEIESVVAFVRRWEVKR, encoded by the coding sequence ATGAAGCGCAACAAGGTGCTGCTCCTCGTCTCGAGCCTCGCGACGCTCGCCGTCCTGGGCGTCGCCGCGTGGGACGAGAACGTCGATCGCGAATGGCGGCGCCTGCAGGCCGCCTACGCGAGCCTCGCCCCGGCCGGGTCTCCCGTGCTGCTCCGCCAGGTCGTCGCGCCGAAGACCTCCGCCATGGACCGCTGCGTGAGCTGCCACGTCGGCATGGCCCCCGGCGAGACGCCGATCGCCGGCCATCGCGTCTTCGGAAAACACCCCGACGTGGTGCACGACCCGAACGACTTCGGGTGCGTCGTCTGCCACGCCGGCCAGGGGCGCGCGACCGACCTCGAGGACGCGCACGGAACGGCCGAGTTCTGGCCGACCCCGATGATCCCGCGGAAGTTCGCCTACGCCGGTTGCGGCACGTGCCACACCAACCTCCGCGTCCCGAACCTCGCCTCCCTCGAGCGCGGGCGCGCGATCTTCGAGCGCGCCGACTGCCTCGCCTGCCACGCCGTCGACGGCCGCGGCGGGACCCTTCGCCCCCTGGCCGCGGCGGCCCCCGCCGGCGGCGATCTGTCGCGCGTGGGGGTGCGGGGGTACGACCGCGCGTGGCACGCGAAACACCTCGCGACGCTCGAGGGGTTCGGGGCGATCGCCTCCGAGGATCTCGACGCCATCGCGGTTTATCTCGACTCGCGGGTCGGGGCGCCGGGCCTCGTCGAGGCGAAGGCGACGTTCCACACCCTGGGCTGCCGCGGGTGCCACAAGGTCGGCGGGGTCGGCGGCGACGACGGCCCCGACCTCACCCGCGTCGGCGAGAAGGACCCCGGGCGGATCGACTTCCGGAGGATCGGGGACGGCACGCGCAGCCTCGAGGCGTTTTTCGCCGAGCACTTCCGCGCTCCCGCCGCCGTCGTGCCGGGTTCGGCGATGCCGGCGCTCGGTCTCTCCGACGCCGAGATCGAGCGACTCGACTACTACCTGTTCTCGCTCCGACGCGCGGAGCTCCCCGAGGCGTTGTGGCCGATGGACCGCGTCCGGACCGAGCGGATGGGAGAGCGCGAGTTCGCCACCGACGGCGCGACGCTCTACGGGACGTTCTGCGCCGCCTGCCACGGTCGATCCGGCCAGGGGATGCGTTACCCCGGAGCCCCCGCGTTCCCGGCGATCGCGAATCCGGACTTCCTGAGGGTCGCGTCCGACGCGTTCGTGCGCGCGACCGTCACCCACGGCCGGCCCGGCCGGCGCATGCCGGCGTGGGGTCCCGGGGGCCTGCGCCCCGAGGAGATCGACGCGCTGGTCGCGCACCTGCGCGAGCTCGGCGGGACGGCGTTCGAGCCCGACGCGAGGCCCGCGCGGTGGGTGCGCGGCGACGCCGCCGCGGGGGCGACGCTCTACGCCGGCGCGTGCGCGTCCTGCCACGGCGAGAAGGGCGAGGGGAAGGAGGGGCCCTCCCTCCGGAATCCCGTGCTCCTGGAGAACGCGACCGACACGTACCTCTACGAGACG
- a CDS encoding cytochrome b N-terminal domain-containing protein, producing the protein MSALRAFVANLRAAPRRFVETMFRGGRPATDRTRSTFVFGNVFLHLHPVRTHRWSLRWATTWGLGTAAFAAFLITLVTGVLLMFYYKPYPDVAYASIKDLHFVVPTGRFIRNIHRWAAQIMVAVVILHMARVFFTSAYRAPREYNWVVGMGLLVVTLGLSFTGYLLPWDQLAYWAITIGANIAQSPREVTDALGMTGWFDPGGLQKLILLGSEDVGEEALIRFYLLHVMILPLALAALVAVHFWRIRKDGGLVRPADADARLGAPEAPIVPAFTEAPAKTYSLAAIVKGKTPWVGRGPENTVPSMPHLFYGEAAVFMLTTFLCVALALVSDAPLKEIANPAVPENPAKAPWYFLGLQELVSFSAFMGGIGIPGIVLLGLGLIPYLDRETEGTGEWFGGPGGRRLVGTSIAFGLGAVLLLEVFVVNVGWIRQWWTHAPQLLITAVNPGTVLTVAYAAFSLWAIRRFDSVRAGALALFTCFLCGFVVLTIVGTYFRGPNWDFYWLHSQWPGH; encoded by the coding sequence ATGAGCGCGCTCCGGGCCTTCGTCGCGAACCTGCGCGCGGCGCCGCGGCGCTTCGTGGAGACGATGTTCCGCGGCGGCAGGCCCGCAACCGACCGCACGCGGTCGACGTTCGTCTTCGGGAACGTCTTCCTGCACCTCCATCCGGTCCGCACGCACCGCTGGTCGCTGCGCTGGGCGACGACGTGGGGCCTGGGCACCGCCGCCTTCGCGGCGTTCCTCATCACGCTCGTGACGGGCGTGTTGCTGATGTTCTATTACAAGCCCTACCCGGACGTCGCCTACGCCTCGATCAAGGATCTCCACTTCGTCGTCCCGACCGGCCGGTTCATCCGGAACATCCACCGCTGGGCGGCGCAGATCATGGTCGCGGTGGTGATCCTGCACATGGCGAGGGTGTTCTTCACCTCGGCCTACCGAGCCCCGCGCGAATACAACTGGGTCGTCGGGATGGGGCTGCTCGTGGTGACCCTCGGCCTCTCGTTCACCGGCTACCTGCTCCCGTGGGACCAGCTCGCGTACTGGGCGATCACGATCGGCGCGAACATCGCGCAGTCGCCGCGGGAGGTGACCGACGCGCTCGGGATGACGGGGTGGTTCGACCCCGGCGGGCTCCAGAAGCTGATCCTGCTGGGCTCGGAGGACGTCGGCGAGGAGGCGCTGATCCGCTTCTACCTCCTGCACGTGATGATCCTCCCCCTCGCCCTCGCGGCCCTCGTCGCCGTGCACTTCTGGCGGATCCGGAAGGACGGCGGGCTCGTGCGCCCCGCCGACGCCGACGCGCGCCTGGGCGCACCCGAAGCGCCGATCGTCCCGGCCTTCACCGAGGCCCCGGCGAAGACCTACAGCCTCGCGGCGATCGTGAAGGGGAAGACCCCGTGGGTCGGCCGCGGCCCCGAGAACACCGTGCCGTCGATGCCGCACCTGTTCTACGGCGAGGCGGCGGTGTTCATGCTCACCACGTTCCTGTGCGTGGCGCTCGCCCTGGTCTCCGACGCGCCGCTCAAGGAGATCGCGAACCCCGCCGTCCCCGAGAACCCCGCGAAGGCGCCGTGGTATTTCCTCGGGCTCCAGGAGCTCGTCTCGTTCTCCGCCTTCATGGGCGGCATCGGCATCCCGGGGATCGTCCTGCTCGGGCTCGGCCTGATCCCCTACCTCGACCGCGAGACGGAGGGGACCGGGGAGTGGTTCGGAGGGCCGGGAGGGCGGCGCCTGGTCGGAACCTCGATCGCCTTCGGCCTCGGCGCGGTGCTCCTCCTCGAGGTGTTCGTCGTGAACGTCGGGTGGATCCGCCAGTGGTGGACCCACGCGCCGCAGCTTCTGATCACCGCGGTCAACCCCGGGACGGTTCTCACGGTCGCGTACGCGGCCTTCTCGTTGTGGGCCATCCGCCGCTTCGACTCGGTCCGGGCGGGAGCGTTGGCCCTGTTCACCTGTTTCCTGTGCGGCTTCGTCGTCCTCACGATCGTCGGCACGTATTTCCGCGGCCCGAATTGGGACTTCTACTGGCTGCACTCCCAGTGGCCGGGGCATTGA
- a CDS encoding Rieske 2Fe-2S domain-containing protein: MTTKPHSAEAERSRLDPDPVPRRDFLGLAALSAMGTAVLFALAGMLRLPKAAVLPSPSKKFRVTLPENLAEGQPFVPPGRSVALYRDAGGIFAISTVCTHLGCIVKPAEDGFHCPCHGSRFAPDGSVVRGPAPKSLPWLEVREVAGGTYVVDEGSVVPQGTKVTIT; this comes from the coding sequence ATGACGACGAAGCCCCACTCGGCCGAAGCCGAACGCTCGAGGCTCGACCCGGATCCCGTGCCGCGTCGCGACTTCCTCGGCCTCGCCGCGCTGAGCGCGATGGGCACCGCGGTCCTGTTCGCGCTCGCCGGCATGTTGCGCCTCCCCAAGGCGGCCGTGCTCCCGAGCCCCTCGAAGAAGTTCCGCGTGACCCTCCCCGAGAACCTCGCCGAGGGGCAGCCGTTCGTGCCCCCCGGGCGCTCGGTCGCGTTGTACCGCGATGCCGGCGGGATCTTCGCGATCTCGACCGTCTGCACCCACCTCGGCTGCATCGTGAAGCCCGCCGAGGACGGGTTCCATTGCCCGTGCCACGGCTCGCGTTTCGCGCCGGACGGCTCGGTCGTGCGCGGGCCCGCACCCAAGTCCCTCCCCTGGCTCGAGGTGAGGGAGGTCGCCGGCGGGACCTACGTCGTGGACGAAGGGTCGGTCGTCCCGCAGGGGACGAAGGTGACGATCACATGA
- a CDS encoding FAD-dependent oxidoreductase, which produces MSVPASSLRVLRVEVPAEDHHRRLVACQEACPVHTDARGYVRAIAEGRFEEAYLIARGPNPFASICGRICGAPCETACRRGKVPKVDDDGAFVGNDRPVAIRALKRFACEQHGVEAQPPEEVLGKLRDWIPEVGAGIEEMAGLLRASLDGRFVPASGERVAIVGAGPAGLSCAHDLALMGLRPVVFESEPVAAGMLVLGVPAYRLPRELIRREIAVIEALGVEIRCSTAVGRDVDFATLRREFAAVVVAVGAKRPRSLGLSGEAGPRVYGGVDLLRAVALGEALDLGGDVVVIGGGNVAYDVARTVLRQEAWDAARTAARLAGTRRVRLVSLETLEEMPADTLEILEGDEEGVERLNGWGPLEIQRGLDGSVTGVVFRRCLRVYDENRRFAPTYDDASTRIVEGDTVIFAAGQMPDLAFLKEGAPDLEEARPGWPKVDPASNETTAPGIFVAGDLAHGTRLLIDAVASGKKTARAVYRHVTGRTIEATALQAHLPIERWRRERGYEALRRTDIPLLPPERRLASPEALVEIGYDAVLARREASRCLDCGVTPVFDGARCVLCGGCADVCPTECLKLVALADVAPELGPPDDSAILKDEDRCIRCALCAMRCPVDAISMERTTFTTTWRSR; this is translated from the coding sequence ATGAGCGTCCCGGCGTCGTCGCTGCGCGTCCTCCGTGTCGAGGTCCCCGCCGAGGACCATCACCGAAGACTCGTCGCCTGCCAGGAGGCCTGCCCGGTCCACACCGACGCGCGCGGGTACGTCCGGGCGATCGCGGAGGGACGGTTCGAGGAGGCCTACCTCATCGCCCGCGGGCCGAACCCGTTCGCCTCGATCTGCGGGCGGATCTGCGGCGCGCCCTGCGAGACCGCCTGCCGACGCGGGAAGGTCCCGAAGGTCGACGACGACGGGGCGTTCGTCGGAAACGACCGGCCGGTGGCGATTCGCGCCCTCAAGCGGTTCGCCTGCGAGCAACACGGCGTGGAGGCGCAACCGCCCGAGGAGGTCCTCGGAAAGCTGCGCGACTGGATTCCCGAGGTCGGCGCCGGGATCGAGGAGATGGCCGGGTTGCTGCGGGCGTCACTCGACGGGAGGTTCGTCCCGGCGTCCGGCGAACGCGTCGCCATCGTCGGCGCCGGCCCCGCGGGGCTGTCGTGCGCCCACGACCTCGCGCTGATGGGGCTCCGCCCCGTCGTCTTCGAGTCGGAGCCGGTCGCCGCGGGGATGTTGGTCCTGGGCGTTCCCGCCTACCGGCTTCCCCGCGAGCTGATCCGGCGGGAGATCGCGGTGATCGAGGCGCTGGGGGTCGAGATCCGCTGCTCGACCGCCGTCGGACGCGACGTCGACTTCGCCACGTTGCGCCGCGAGTTCGCCGCCGTCGTCGTCGCCGTGGGGGCCAAGCGCCCGCGCTCCCTCGGACTTTCCGGCGAGGCGGGGCCGCGGGTCTACGGCGGGGTCGATCTGCTCCGCGCCGTCGCCCTCGGCGAGGCGCTCGACCTCGGCGGCGACGTCGTCGTGATCGGCGGCGGCAACGTCGCCTACGACGTCGCGCGGACCGTGCTGCGCCAGGAGGCGTGGGACGCGGCGCGGACCGCGGCGCGCCTGGCCGGCACGCGGCGCGTGCGCCTGGTCTCCCTCGAGACGCTCGAGGAGATGCCCGCGGACACCCTCGAGATCCTCGAGGGGGACGAGGAGGGGGTCGAGCGACTCAACGGCTGGGGCCCGCTCGAGATCCAGCGGGGGCTCGACGGATCGGTCACCGGGGTGGTCTTCCGCCGCTGCCTTCGCGTCTACGACGAGAACCGGCGGTTCGCCCCGACCTACGACGACGCCTCCACGCGGATCGTCGAGGGCGACACGGTGATCTTCGCCGCGGGGCAGATGCCCGACCTCGCGTTCCTGAAGGAAGGCGCCCCCGACCTCGAGGAGGCGCGACCGGGCTGGCCGAAGGTGGACCCCGCGAGCAACGAAACGACCGCGCCGGGGATCTTCGTGGCCGGCGATCTCGCGCACGGGACGCGCCTGCTCATCGACGCGGTGGCCTCCGGGAAGAAGACCGCGCGCGCGGTGTACCGCCACGTGACCGGCCGCACGATCGAGGCGACGGCGCTGCAGGCGCACCTGCCGATCGAGCGCTGGCGCCGGGAACGCGGGTACGAGGCGTTGCGGCGCACGGACATCCCCCTGCTCCCCCCCGAGCGTCGCCTCGCCAGCCCCGAGGCGCTCGTCGAGATCGGCTACGACGCGGTTCTGGCCCGCCGCGAGGCCTCGCGTTGCCTCGATTGCGGGGTGACCCCCGTCTTCGACGGCGCGCGATGCGTGTTGTGCGGCGGATGCGCCGACGTCTGCCCGACCGAGTGCCTGAAGCTCGTCGCGCTCGCGGACGTCGCCCCCGAGCTCGGCCCCCCCGACGATTCCGCGATCCTCAAGGACGAGGACCGCTGCATCCGGTGCGCGCTCTGCGCGATGCGATGCCCGGTCGACGCGATCTCGATGGAGCGCACGACCTTCACGACGACCTGGAGGAGCCGATGA
- a CDS encoding hemerythrin domain-containing protein, with product MDPIDALVVEHEAALRELERLRVAATRLDQPGALADFEGALRFLETEIRAHNQWEEDHLFPKLELYFGPHGPCVVMRAEHRQLWDLYAHVGPLLDAVKGGTASAEEGAQLARVASSIVDLLVQHIAKENQILFPMAKQMLRPDDLEAMRAARPEA from the coding sequence ATGGACCCGATCGACGCGTTGGTCGTGGAACACGAGGCGGCATTGCGGGAGCTCGAGCGGCTGCGCGTCGCGGCGACGCGCCTCGACCAGCCGGGAGCCCTCGCGGACTTCGAGGGCGCGCTCCGGTTCCTGGAGACCGAGATCCGGGCCCACAATCAGTGGGAGGAGGATCACCTGTTCCCCAAGCTCGAGCTCTACTTCGGTCCTCACGGGCCGTGCGTCGTCATGCGGGCGGAGCATCGGCAGCTCTGGGACCTCTACGCCCACGTGGGGCCGTTGCTCGACGCCGTGAAGGGGGGAACGGCGAGCGCCGAGGAGGGGGCCCAGCTCGCCCGTGTCGCGTCGTCGATCGTCGACCTCCTCGTGCAGCACATCGCGAAGGAGAACCAGATCCTCTTCCCGATGGCCAAGCAGATGCTCCGGCCCGACGATCTCGAGGCGATGCGCGCCGCGCGCCCCGAGGCCTGA
- a CDS encoding YwiC-like family protein: MTAPPPLPREHGAWVMLALPLILGLTLGGGSPAAWGVPAAAILAFLAHYALVPVLQRKRTGKPGPAEWTRARWSWGAIYLGGAGVAFAATWLLSPTRGALGTLAAVSGGCAAVYFVAAAFGSGRAIASELVGMAGMALAAPLVAAAAGVLDRRAWTAAAIAFAYFLSSVAFVRAYGAFREDRAAATVRCLTAHAGVAVGVVALAVAGLVAALPLLALAPAAIRTSWGLARPPANLRALGMGELGVAVALAASAIVLLRVGGL; this comes from the coding sequence GTGACCGCTCCCCCTCCGCTCCCGAGAGAACACGGCGCGTGGGTGATGCTCGCGCTGCCGCTGATTCTCGGGCTGACGTTGGGAGGGGGAAGCCCCGCGGCGTGGGGGGTCCCCGCCGCGGCGATCCTCGCCTTCCTGGCGCACTACGCCCTCGTGCCGGTGCTCCAGCGCAAGCGGACGGGGAAACCGGGTCCGGCCGAGTGGACCCGCGCGCGGTGGAGCTGGGGGGCGATCTACCTCGGCGGCGCGGGGGTCGCCTTCGCAGCAACGTGGCTTCTTTCGCCGACGCGCGGGGCGCTGGGGACGCTGGCCGCGGTCAGCGGGGGGTGCGCGGCGGTTTATTTCGTCGCGGCGGCGTTCGGTTCGGGGCGGGCGATCGCGAGTGAGCTCGTGGGGATGGCGGGGATGGCGCTGGCGGCCCCCCTCGTCGCGGCGGCGGCGGGCGTCCTCGACCGCCGTGCGTGGACGGCGGCGGCGATCGCCTTCGCCTATTTCCTGTCCTCGGTGGCCTTCGTCCGGGCATACGGCGCTTTCCGCGAGGACCGCGCGGCGGCGACGGTGCGCTGTCTGACGGCGCACGCGGGGGTGGCGGTCGGCGTCGTCGCGCTCGCGGTTGCCGGGCTCGTGGCGGCCCTCCCGCTTCTCGCCTTGGCTCCGGCGGCGATCCGCACGTCGTGGGGGCTGGCACGCCCTCCCGCCAACCTCCGGGCGCTCGGCATGGGGGAGCTCGGGGTGGCGGTCGCCCTGGCGGCGTCGGCGATCGTCCTTCTGCGTGTCGGGGGGCTGTAA
- a CDS encoding fibronectin type III domain-containing protein: MAVFIAAAWAVAAQAAPDRDVRASRLDLRGSLPADLVQPEGKSRWDLTGVPRAGDTRRTLTFGPGSVERTIDGAITKWTSVDPADAALRWFAPDRTASLKPGTRETLEIESAGERLVVETSVVGIGWVHLPSGPRETVLQRALVLSRPAGVAGFRPASLVYRWVDPRAGVVAEVESTASADGKTALEAKGGFVAEEILAGAADLKIYVDQLYKPSNVDLNWGFDRGAVPVSSLTPEAYPTIGDLINANSWDFSQNTSGTFDVAQLQVPLNAQESCNAANSQCGYTDPTADLGRQDKYNSSNTLVRKDNQVTQRENRATDVTIWSRAGAQKEGTPGAFGSGETRYCYVSTSGRTRNPVPLWRFPHQDAGGWYMQAGDAWSGGPTSSCQQTLFNCTCGDCGGLFQQLYSRSCSGFAGTQGGTILKGGVVTTPSGHTFNALLVRTVGEFCVYSDSGCIFKFDEVRTVVYTWQSPYVGTLVLLQSPQLVPNFTSWTTTENTSIAYGLYPPVSIAANASTDTTVSLSWNPGNDTHRIARYKIYWDTDSGATTPYAFDSDANAGQVSFVGTTATISGLTPGTTYHFTVTSIANYTDPSSGLNRTYESIKYPTQVAGDPSFLYPVEVQRATTGGSCVPAAAVTGVVVNKSGTDVQVCWNPTADTCATGYDVLGAASPTSPANFTTVGQTVGLETCWTGNPASTYLKVVARGPGGQGP; this comes from the coding sequence GTGGCCGTCTTCATCGCGGCGGCCTGGGCCGTCGCCGCCCAGGCGGCGCCCGATCGGGACGTTCGCGCCTCCCGCCTCGACCTGCGCGGGTCCCTCCCGGCGGACCTCGTTCAGCCGGAAGGGAAGTCGCGGTGGGATCTGACGGGCGTGCCGCGGGCCGGCGACACCCGCCGGACGCTGACCTTCGGCCCGGGGTCGGTCGAGCGGACGATCGACGGGGCGATCACGAAGTGGACCTCGGTCGATCCCGCCGACGCGGCGCTGCGCTGGTTCGCGCCGGACCGGACGGCGAGCCTCAAGCCCGGGACGCGCGAGACCCTCGAGATCGAATCGGCCGGCGAGCGGCTGGTCGTCGAGACGAGCGTCGTCGGAATCGGCTGGGTCCACCTGCCGAGCGGGCCGCGCGAGACGGTCCTGCAGCGAGCGCTCGTCCTGTCCCGGCCCGCCGGGGTGGCCGGCTTCCGGCCGGCGTCGCTGGTCTACCGCTGGGTCGACCCCAGGGCCGGCGTCGTCGCCGAGGTCGAGAGCACGGCCTCGGCCGACGGGAAGACCGCCCTCGAGGCGAAGGGCGGGTTCGTGGCGGAGGAGATCCTCGCCGGGGCGGCGGACCTGAAGATCTACGTCGATCAGCTCTACAAGCCGTCGAACGTCGACCTCAACTGGGGATTCGATCGGGGAGCGGTGCCGGTCTCGTCGCTCACGCCCGAGGCCTACCCGACGATCGGCGACCTCATCAACGCGAACAGCTGGGACTTCTCCCAGAACACCTCCGGGACCTTCGACGTCGCGCAGCTCCAGGTTCCCTTGAATGCGCAGGAGAGCTGCAACGCGGCGAATTCCCAGTGCGGCTACACCGACCCGACGGCCGACCTCGGCCGCCAGGACAAATACAACTCATCCAACACCCTCGTCCGCAAGGACAACCAGGTCACGCAGCGCGAGAACCGCGCGACCGACGTCACCATCTGGTCCCGGGCGGGGGCGCAGAAGGAAGGGACCCCGGGGGCGTTCGGCAGCGGGGAGACGCGGTACTGCTACGTCAGCACCAGCGGCCGTACCCGCAACCCCGTCCCGCTGTGGCGCTTCCCGCACCAGGACGCCGGCGGCTGGTACATGCAGGCGGGGGACGCGTGGAGCGGCGGTCCGACCTCCTCCTGCCAGCAGACCCTCTTCAACTGTACGTGCGGCGACTGCGGGGGCCTCTTCCAGCAGCTCTACTCGAGGTCGTGTTCCGGCTTCGCGGGGACGCAGGGCGGCACGATCCTGAAAGGCGGCGTCGTCACCACACCCTCGGGGCACACGTTCAACGCCCTGCTCGTGAGGACCGTCGGCGAGTTCTGCGTCTACTCCGACTCCGGCTGCATCTTCAAGTTCGACGAGGTCCGGACCGTCGTCTACACGTGGCAGTCGCCCTACGTGGGGACGCTCGTGCTGCTCCAGTCTCCGCAGCTCGTCCCCAACTTCACCTCGTGGACCACGACGGAGAACACGAGCATCGCGTACGGGCTCTACCCGCCGGTGTCGATCGCGGCGAACGCGAGCACGGACACGACGGTGAGCCTGTCGTGGAACCCGGGGAACGACACGCACCGCATCGCCCGCTACAAGATCTACTGGGACACCGATTCGGGTGCGACGACTCCCTACGCGTTCGACTCGGACGCGAATGCCGGGCAGGTGAGCTTCGTGGGGACGACGGCGACGATCTCGGGGCTCACCCCCGGGACCACGTACCACTTCACCGTGACCTCGATCGCGAACTACACCGATCCGTCGTCGGGGCTGAACCGGACCTACGAGAGCATCAAGTACCCGACGCAGGTCGCAGGGGATCCGTCGTTCCTCTACCCCGTCGAGGTGCAGCGCGCGACGACGGGAGGCAGCTGCGTCCCCGCCGCGGCGGTGACCGGCGTGGTCGTGAACAAGAGTGGAACGGACGTCCAGGTCTGCTGGAATCCGACCGCCGACACGTGCGCGACGGGATACGACGTTCTCGGCGCCGCCTCGCCGACGAGCCCGGCGAACTTCACGACGGTCGGGCAGACGGTGGGGCTCGAGACCTGCTGGACGGGGAACCCCGCCTCGACCTACCTGAAGGTCGTCGCCCGGGGGCCCGGCGGTCAGGGTCCTTGA